A single genomic interval of Halobacillus halophilus DSM 2266 harbors:
- a CDS encoding PucR family transcriptional regulator: protein MSITVYEALRLPGLSSARLIAGQGGTHNLIKWVTTVEVIEDISRLQEGEFLVTTGYGLDQHSEHFQKLLAMKKLSGAAIYTGFYLKQIPQVFKDIANQNDLPLIELPTALNFSSITKSILEQILNKQMELISSSLDFHKQLTQLVVKNEGKPSISDRLSLLTGTSLFIMDESGDLSYSVQKHESISIDETELIVHQDSLPYKDLSEKCQLERKPLEMELNRFKVLFYPISANEKNYGCLIAIKELDEWSELHISTLEHAAAVFAIEYLKEEAVLQTQNRLRGEFLEQLINKNFQTSSMALERGKKLGFDLSLSQAILYVKLENIQDSRHFKKSMDLLNDLARTELEKLGRQFVIRERLEGLMILFEVKEGRNTNWKQDSLKTAGILHRLWKQRFPRVQVTVGVGRTYAEVSRLNQSAVEAEYAADLHTLLFMEKKIIHYDDLAAFHLLLQMKEAGLSLKQFYEEQMGSLLNKSKQGIDLIYTLEAFFKHNHHIQATASELFIHRHTLKYRLNLIEKRSGYHLDSADDRLKLQLAMAAYKLEQYYQ from the coding sequence GTGAGTATTACAGTTTACGAAGCTTTACGGCTTCCGGGTCTCTCATCTGCGAGGCTCATCGCAGGACAAGGTGGCACTCACAACTTGATTAAATGGGTGACGACCGTTGAGGTTATTGAAGATATTAGCCGTCTTCAGGAAGGAGAGTTCTTAGTTACAACTGGATATGGATTGGACCAGCATAGTGAACATTTTCAAAAACTATTGGCCATGAAGAAACTATCCGGCGCAGCCATCTACACCGGTTTTTATCTGAAACAGATTCCTCAGGTATTTAAGGATATAGCGAACCAGAATGATTTGCCTTTAATCGAACTTCCTACCGCTCTCAACTTCTCCAGCATTACCAAAAGTATCTTAGAACAGATTCTCAATAAACAGATGGAATTAATCTCGTCTTCTCTGGATTTTCATAAACAATTAACCCAGCTCGTGGTTAAAAATGAAGGAAAACCAAGCATTTCTGATCGCCTTTCTCTCTTAACCGGCACCTCTCTATTTATCATGGATGAGTCAGGGGATCTTTCCTATTCTGTGCAGAAGCATGAATCCATCAGCATCGATGAAACAGAACTCATAGTGCATCAGGATTCTTTACCTTACAAAGACTTATCAGAAAAGTGCCAGTTAGAAAGGAAGCCCCTGGAAATGGAGCTGAATAGATTCAAGGTCCTCTTCTATCCTATTTCAGCTAATGAAAAAAACTACGGCTGCCTGATTGCGATTAAAGAACTCGATGAATGGAGCGAGCTTCATATAAGTACACTCGAGCATGCCGCTGCCGTATTTGCCATTGAATACCTGAAAGAAGAGGCCGTCTTACAAACCCAGAACCGTCTCCGGGGAGAGTTTCTCGAGCAGCTGATCAACAAGAATTTTCAAACTTCGTCGATGGCGTTGGAACGGGGAAAGAAACTGGGATTTGACCTCTCTCTAAGTCAGGCCATCCTCTACGTAAAACTGGAAAACATTCAAGACAGTCGTCACTTTAAGAAAAGCATGGATCTTCTAAACGATCTGGCTCGTACGGAATTGGAAAAGCTCGGCCGCCAGTTTGTAATTAGAGAACGGCTCGAAGGATTAATGATTCTTTTTGAAGTGAAAGAGGGAAGAAATACAAACTGGAAACAGGACAGCCTTAAGACAGCCGGGATCCTGCATCGTTTATGGAAACAAAGATTCCCGCGAGTTCAAGTCACGGTCGGGGTAGGGAGAACATATGCAGAGGTCAGCCGGCTGAATCAGAGTGCGGTAGAAGCTGAATATGCCGCCGACCTCCATACCCTCCTATTTATGGAGAAAAAAATTATCCATTATGACGACCTGGCTGCCTTTCACTTACTGCTACAAATGAAAGAAGCCGGACTAAGCCTCAAGCAATTCTACGAGGAGCAAATGGGAAGCTTATTAAATAAGAGTAAGCAGGGCATTGACCTTATTTATACGCTCGAAGCTTTCTTTAAGCATAACCACCATATTCAGGCGACGGCATCAGAGCTGTTCATCCACCGCCACACCTTGAAATATCGCTTAAATCTTATTGAAAAGCGAAGCGGTTATCATCTGGATTCAGCCGATGACCGGTTAAAGCTTCAGCTGGCGATGGCAGCATATAAGCTGGAGCAGTACTATCAGTAA
- a CDS encoding GNAT family N-acetyltransferase yields the protein MNEELYLVKPTVKLEKEYLSFYNEWLESGEKMVPWVIQKDPAPFGEMVQYLIDQENGVKLREGWVPTSTYWLLNSENRILGVVNIRHDLTELLRNNGGHIGYGIRPSERRKGYASKLLALSLEKAKGLGINEALVVCDEWNTASFKTILNNGGNADEDYIEEDGNVLKRFWLKK from the coding sequence ATGAATGAGGAATTGTATTTAGTCAAACCTACGGTAAAGTTAGAAAAGGAGTACCTATCTTTCTATAACGAATGGCTGGAAAGCGGTGAAAAAATGGTGCCCTGGGTCATTCAAAAGGATCCGGCGCCCTTCGGAGAAATGGTACAATATTTAATCGATCAGGAGAATGGAGTAAAACTTCGGGAAGGATGGGTACCAACTTCAACCTACTGGCTGCTTAACTCTGAGAATAGAATCCTTGGAGTGGTCAATATTCGTCACGATCTAACGGAATTGCTTCGGAACAACGGCGGTCATATTGGGTATGGCATCCGGCCTTCCGAAAGAAGAAAAGGATACGCGAGTAAGCTTCTGGCATTGTCTCTTGAGAAAGCGAAGGGCTTGGGAATAAACGAAGCACTTGTTGTATGTGATGAATGGAATACAGCCTCTTTTAAAACCATTCTTAACAACGGTGGAAATGCTGATGAAGACTACATAGAAGAGGATGGAAATGTGTTAAAAAGGTTCTGGTTGAAAAAATAA
- a CDS encoding CoA transferase subunit A, with protein MQKSKQKPVNKVGTIHEALSYIHDGSTLMFGGFGGIGNPPTLIDAILEKGIKDLTLIGNDAAFPDIGIGRIVSRGLAKKIIASHIGSNPVAGQLMTDGKLEVEFSPQGTLAERIRAGGVGLKGILVDVGLGSMVEEGKQKVTVDGKTCILETPLRAEVSIVYAKKADTFGNLVYDTSARNTSPLVAMAGDYTIVEVEEIVPAGELDPECVVTPGIFVDMIIQSKGVNWTWAWE; from the coding sequence ATGCAAAAAAGTAAACAAAAGCCTGTAAATAAAGTAGGAACTATACATGAAGCTCTGTCCTATATTCACGACGGAAGCACGCTAATGTTCGGAGGCTTTGGAGGGATCGGAAACCCGCCAACACTAATTGATGCCATTTTAGAAAAGGGAATCAAGGATCTGACACTGATTGGAAATGACGCTGCTTTTCCTGATATCGGCATCGGACGTATCGTCAGCCGGGGGCTTGCGAAAAAGATCATTGCCTCACACATCGGCTCCAATCCTGTGGCGGGTCAATTGATGACGGATGGAAAGTTAGAGGTAGAATTCTCTCCGCAGGGTACACTCGCTGAGCGAATTCGAGCGGGCGGAGTAGGTTTGAAAGGGATTTTAGTGGATGTAGGACTTGGAAGTATGGTGGAAGAGGGGAAACAAAAGGTAACGGTCGATGGAAAAACGTGCATTCTGGAAACACCACTCAGAGCTGAAGTTTCCATTGTCTATGCAAAAAAAGCAGACACTTTTGGCAACCTTGTGTACGATACAAGTGCCAGAAATACGAGCCCTCTTGTTGCTATGGCAGGGGACTACACGATTGTCGAAGTCGAAGAAATTGTGCCAGCGGGTGAATTAGATCCTGAATGCGTGGTAACACCCGGGATTTTCGTTGATATGATTATTCAAAGTAAAGGGGTGAACTGGACATGGGCATGGGAGTAG
- a CDS encoding SDR family oxidoreductase, whose amino-acid sequence MDLHLKDKSVIVLASSKGLGKAISTEFAKEGAKVLISSRSEAELEKAKAEIKEVSGNPNVEYQVCDVTNKTQIEQLVQKAVELHGTVDVLINNAGGPPAGTFDDFSDEDWQQAFELNLLSFTRTIREVLPSMKEQKSGKILNIASSSIKQTLDNLILSNTFRAGIVGLSKSLSQELAPDNILINTVGPGRIATDRVASLDQKRADQAGISAEEVREKAEQNIPIGRYGEPEEFAKAVVFLASGANTYLTGQSLVIDGGLVKAL is encoded by the coding sequence ATGGATCTCCACTTAAAAGATAAATCGGTTATCGTACTTGCTTCAAGTAAGGGATTAGGAAAAGCGATCAGTACTGAATTTGCGAAAGAAGGGGCAAAGGTGCTGATATCAAGCCGCAGCGAGGCAGAACTGGAAAAGGCAAAAGCTGAAATTAAAGAAGTTAGCGGCAATCCGAATGTAGAATATCAAGTTTGTGACGTGACCAATAAAACACAGATCGAACAGCTTGTTCAAAAAGCCGTCGAACTGCACGGAACCGTAGATGTATTAATTAACAATGCAGGCGGTCCACCGGCCGGAACATTTGATGACTTCTCCGACGAAGATTGGCAACAGGCGTTTGAACTCAATCTGCTCAGTTTTACCAGGACGATCCGTGAAGTGCTTCCTTCCATGAAAGAGCAGAAGAGCGGAAAGATACTGAACATCGCTTCTTCATCGATTAAGCAGACGTTGGATAATTTGATTTTATCGAACACTTTCCGGGCTGGAATCGTTGGTCTTTCTAAAAGTCTATCTCAGGAACTCGCCCCTGATAATATTTTAATTAATACGGTAGGCCCTGGCCGGATAGCTACTGATCGCGTCGCTTCATTGGACCAAAAACGCGCGGATCAGGCAGGGATTTCTGCGGAAGAAGTACGTGAGAAAGCTGAGCAGAACATTCCGATCGGACGTTACGGAGAGCCAGAAGAATTTGCGAAAGCGGTGGTCTTTCTGGCCTCGGGTGCAAATACGTATTTGACCGGTCAATCGCTTGTAATTGATGGGGGACTGGTTAAAGCTTTATAA
- a CDS encoding C40 family peptidase — protein sequence MRKHRGKWMTAITLMVISLVVWQFSKDDREKHPLVEEAEIYIGVDYEQGGASPKQGFDSSGFIQYIFQQVLEFELPRTLEQQKNMGEQVERDALQEGDVLFFSKDDEGLTHAAIYMGKDQIIHPTVSDGVEVTSFEGDSYWSGNFEMARRITDAPEIAREEDLVQTALQYLGVPYLFGGETPEAFDCSGLIQYVFEEAKGIYLPRSTDQQWQVGEKIDVDNIQPGDVIFFSDTYRDGISHNGIYIGGGRFLHASRTQEVTISYLSGEYWQEKFTGVKRFEDLTIPREDPIVSEATKYIGEVPYQKDGTTPAGFDTAGFVEYVMEKVGMSFPRRAEEQWEVGESVEKDDLQPGDLVFLKDDYLNPAFYIGNHQIVHVTLAEGVEVTNLKSNEYWGPKYYGAKRVD from the coding sequence TTGCGCAAGCATCGTGGTAAATGGATGACAGCCATCACACTCATGGTTATTAGTTTGGTTGTATGGCAGTTTTCCAAAGATGATCGTGAAAAGCATCCGCTTGTAGAAGAAGCGGAAATCTATATAGGCGTCGATTACGAGCAGGGAGGTGCTTCTCCAAAGCAAGGGTTCGACAGTTCTGGATTTATTCAATATATATTCCAGCAAGTCCTAGAGTTCGAACTCCCGCGAACGCTGGAGCAGCAGAAGAATATGGGGGAGCAGGTAGAGCGCGATGCTTTGCAGGAAGGTGACGTACTCTTTTTCAGTAAAGACGATGAAGGCCTGACCCATGCGGCGATCTATATGGGAAAAGACCAGATCATTCACCCAACCGTCTCGGATGGAGTGGAAGTGACATCTTTTGAGGGTGACAGCTACTGGAGTGGAAACTTCGAGATGGCTAGAAGAATAACGGATGCTCCGGAGATTGCAAGAGAGGAAGATCTGGTGCAAACAGCTCTTCAGTATCTGGGAGTGCCTTATCTTTTTGGTGGGGAAACGCCAGAAGCATTCGATTGTTCCGGGCTCATTCAGTATGTATTTGAGGAAGCGAAAGGGATTTACCTCCCTCGTTCTACTGACCAGCAGTGGCAGGTGGGGGAAAAGATAGATGTAGATAACATCCAACCGGGTGATGTTATCTTTTTCAGCGACACGTACCGGGACGGAATTTCTCATAATGGTATCTACATTGGAGGGGGGCGATTTCTCCATGCCTCAAGGACCCAGGAAGTCACAATCTCTTATCTAAGTGGAGAATACTGGCAGGAAAAATTCACCGGAGTAAAACGATTTGAAGATCTGACGATTCCCAGGGAAGATCCTATAGTCTCAGAAGCCACTAAATATATTGGAGAAGTACCTTATCAAAAAGATGGAACCACACCCGCCGGATTTGATACCGCAGGATTCGTCGAATATGTTATGGAGAAGGTAGGTATGTCGTTCCCCCGTCGTGCAGAAGAACAATGGGAGGTTGGTGAATCTGTAGAAAAAGATGATCTCCAGCCTGGCGACCTTGTATTTTTAAAGGACGATTACCTGAATCCAGCCTTCTATATCGGCAATCATCAAATCGTTCATGTAACCTTAGCTGAAGGCGTGGAAGTGACGAATCTGAAGTCGAACGAATACTGGGGACCGAAATATTATGGAGCGAAGCGGGTCGACTAG
- a CDS encoding 3-oxoacid CoA-transferase subunit B encodes MGMGVDLRNRMARRAAKEIDPGMIVNLGIGIPSLVSNHIPTDMQVMFQAENGVLGMGESPEEGEENPMLCNAAGFPVSIVPGASYFDSATAFGIIRSGNLDITILGGLEVSEKGDLANWIVPGKRVPGIGGAMELAQKAKKVIVLMSHVNKHGEPKIVPECQLPLTAKACVDIIITDRAVIEVTEKGLLLKEVMAPYTADDVMKHTAAELMLSDQVTTLS; translated from the coding sequence ATGGGCATGGGAGTAGATCTGCGCAACCGGATGGCCAGGCGGGCGGCTAAGGAAATAGACCCCGGCATGATCGTTAACTTGGGAATCGGTATCCCTTCCCTCGTTTCCAATCATATTCCGACAGATATGCAGGTTATGTTCCAAGCGGAGAACGGAGTACTTGGCATGGGAGAATCTCCCGAAGAGGGTGAGGAAAATCCAATGCTCTGCAATGCAGCTGGTTTTCCGGTAAGTATCGTCCCGGGTGCTTCTTATTTTGACAGCGCGACTGCCTTTGGCATTATTCGATCAGGAAATCTGGATATTACTATTTTGGGAGGCCTGGAAGTCAGCGAAAAGGGGGATCTGGCTAACTGGATTGTGCCGGGAAAACGGGTGCCGGGGATAGGCGGAGCCATGGAGCTTGCTCAAAAGGCTAAGAAGGTCATTGTACTGATGAGCCATGTAAACAAGCATGGAGAACCAAAAATTGTACCCGAGTGCCAGCTCCCTTTAACAGCTAAAGCATGTGTGGACATCATCATCACCGACCGGGCTGTCATAGAGGTCACGGAGAAAGGACTTTTGTTAAAAGAAGTGATGGCTCCTTATACAGCTGACGATGTAATGAAGCATACGGCTGCTGAGTTAATGCTGTCTGATCAAGTAACTACATTATCGTGA
- a CDS encoding IS4-like element ISHaha1 family transposase, which translates to MDLSKHLRSMAQAITETLGDHSLRQTAKETGFLKRTSKLKPEAFLSLCTLLKDSVGKNTLPNLCSQISYEFHTFISKQALHERFNDKAVSFLKQVYKQLADKQEITSSVLEHHSLFSRLRIMDATSFRLPSSYSDYPGVQGHGVKVQLEYEWLRGKLLYHKIQAEAKSDKDAARDQMESLEPGDLLLRDLGYYSARLIKEMESKGAFFISRVPSQTKFWTGSSKEGWIQIKPEEDLKHKVSGETIDYGFIKVGGDSRSSYVARIVAQKLTLQQQKQRERALHLKRQKGHQTLSANQRTQIQILVTNVTQEDLAAQDLYPLYSIRWQVEILFKAWKSLFEMDDVRKINQDRLECHLYGTLIEILLSSMVTFQCRHYLYWKHRIEASEYKCMDIVKQALPYLVSPIKSDSKSVVKILEAIFENARRHGRKDHKEKHESPFDVLGLTYK; encoded by the coding sequence ATGGATCTTAGTAAACACCTTCGGTCTATGGCTCAAGCTATTACAGAAACTTTAGGAGATCATTCTCTACGACAAACAGCTAAAGAAACGGGATTTTTGAAACGGACCAGTAAACTTAAACCAGAAGCATTCTTAAGTTTATGCACCCTCTTAAAAGATTCCGTGGGCAAAAACACCTTACCTAACTTATGTAGCCAAATCTCCTACGAATTCCATACTTTTATCTCTAAACAAGCTTTGCATGAACGTTTTAACGATAAAGCGGTTTCCTTTCTAAAACAAGTATATAAGCAATTAGCCGATAAGCAGGAAATAACTTCGTCGGTTTTGGAACATCATTCATTATTCTCGCGCCTTAGAATTATGGATGCGACATCTTTTCGTCTGCCCAGCTCTTACTCCGATTATCCAGGAGTACAGGGGCATGGAGTTAAAGTACAACTAGAATATGAATGGCTCAGGGGCAAGTTACTCTACCATAAGATTCAAGCAGAAGCTAAAAGTGATAAAGATGCCGCACGTGATCAGATGGAGTCATTGGAACCAGGGGATCTACTGTTACGGGATTTAGGTTATTATTCGGCAAGATTAATAAAGGAGATGGAGAGTAAAGGGGCATTTTTCATTAGCAGAGTGCCGAGCCAAACCAAGTTTTGGACCGGGAGTTCGAAAGAAGGTTGGATACAAATTAAGCCTGAGGAAGATCTGAAACATAAGGTTTCGGGAGAAACCATTGATTATGGATTCATAAAAGTGGGAGGAGATTCACGAAGTTCCTATGTGGCTCGCATTGTAGCTCAGAAGCTTACGCTTCAACAACAAAAGCAACGGGAAAGAGCGTTACATTTAAAAAGGCAGAAAGGTCACCAGACCCTTTCTGCCAATCAAAGAACTCAAATTCAAATCCTTGTGACCAATGTAACACAGGAAGATTTGGCCGCTCAAGACCTTTACCCTTTGTATTCCATAAGGTGGCAGGTAGAGATCTTATTTAAAGCTTGGAAATCCCTATTTGAAATGGATGATGTCCGAAAAATAAATCAAGATCGATTGGAATGTCATTTATATGGAACGTTAATTGAGATTCTTCTCTCTTCCATGGTGACTTTCCAGTGTCGTCACTATTTATATTGGAAACACCGAATAGAAGCAAGTGAATATAAGTGCATGGATATCGTGAAACAGGCTTTGCCATATCTAGTGTCTCCAATAAAATCTGATTCGAAGAGTGTCGTAAAGATATTAGAAGCTATCTTCGAAAACGCTAGGCGACACGGCAGGAAAGACCACAAAGAAAAACATGAAAGTCCGTTCGATGTTTTAGGATTAACTTATAAATAA
- the galU gene encoding UTP--glucose-1-phosphate uridylyltransferase GalU gives MGKIKKAIIPAAGLGTRFLPATKAMPKEMLPIVDKPTIQYIVEEAIKSGIEDIIIVTGKGKRAIEDHFDKNFELEDNLMSKEKFEMLDKVNETSNVDIHYIRQKEPKGLGHAVWCARKFIGDEPFAVLLGDDIIRSEEPGLKQLMDQYEETRSSVIGVQQVEEDQTHRYGIIDPENKNGRLYGVKNFVEKPPKGQAPSNLAIMGRYVLTPEIMMYLDKQEKGAGDEVQLTDAIQHLNTIQRVFAYDFEGARYDVGEKLGFIKTTIEIALEREDLKDDVMELITELVESNEKVKS, from the coding sequence ATGGGGAAAATAAAAAAAGCGATTATCCCGGCAGCAGGGCTGGGGACAAGGTTCCTCCCTGCAACAAAAGCCATGCCAAAAGAAATGCTGCCAATTGTAGATAAACCAACTATTCAATACATAGTGGAAGAAGCAATTAAATCCGGCATTGAGGATATTATTATTGTGACAGGTAAAGGGAAGCGTGCGATTGAAGACCATTTCGATAAAAACTTCGAGCTGGAAGACAACTTAATGAGCAAAGAGAAGTTTGAAATGCTTGATAAGGTGAACGAAACCTCCAATGTTGATATTCACTACATTCGTCAAAAAGAGCCTAAAGGCCTTGGACATGCGGTCTGGTGTGCCCGTAAGTTTATTGGAGATGAACCGTTCGCTGTCCTTCTTGGTGATGATATCATCCGCTCGGAAGAACCGGGACTGAAGCAGCTGATGGATCAATACGAAGAAACGCGCTCTTCTGTTATTGGAGTACAGCAGGTAGAAGAGGATCAGACGCACCGTTATGGGATTATTGATCCTGAAAATAAGAATGGCCGTTTGTACGGCGTGAAAAATTTTGTTGAGAAGCCGCCTAAAGGGCAGGCTCCATCTAACCTTGCGATCATGGGTCGCTACGTTCTTACACCGGAGATTATGATGTATCTGGATAAGCAGGAGAAAGGCGCCGGCGACGAAGTTCAATTAACGGATGCCATTCAGCACCTGAATACGATTCAACGCGTGTTTGCTTATGACTTTGAGGGTGCTCGCTACGATGTGGGTGAAAAGCTTGGCTTTATCAAAACGACCATTGAAATTGCACTGGAGCGTGAGGACTTGAAAGACGATGTGATGGAATTAATTACGGAGCTTGTAGAGTCTAATGAGAAAGTGAAAAGTTAA
- a CDS encoding aspartate aminotransferase family protein, translated as MNDSWLIKPSFDDVYPVAAYGEGVFIYDEHGNKYLDGSSGAVTASIGHAVPEIVEAVTEQARKISFVYRSQFTSQPAEKLAEKLNDLAFEADDPYYSFFVNSGSEANETALKIAVQYWQEQGMYRKHKIISRWTSYHGITMGALSMSGHTERRKRFAPMLEDYPGISPPYCYRRPAQESCSDYEMKCADELDAAIRRTGAEQVAAFIAEPIIGAAGGVIVPSAEYYKRIKEICDHHQVLFIADEVMTGIGRTGKMFAMEHYGVKPDILTLGKGMSAGYAPIAAALIHDRILEPIRKGSKAIIGGHTYSANPQSSAVALAVLTFIEKHQLVDRSAKNGEYLVNQLRNMALTTPIVGDVRGKGLLIGIEFVSHLFTKTPFPKQLNLTRLLVEKARDKGLLIYPASAGIEGGDGDAIIVSPPLTINKQEMDTLVKLLQDSIHEVQRDLMLKGYMDSTG; from the coding sequence ATGAACGATTCATGGTTGATTAAACCGTCATTTGATGATGTTTATCCGGTAGCTGCTTATGGGGAGGGGGTCTTCATATATGACGAACATGGTAACAAATATTTAGATGGATCCTCTGGAGCCGTTACCGCAAGTATCGGTCATGCCGTTCCTGAAATTGTGGAGGCTGTGACGGAACAGGCAAGGAAAATTTCCTTTGTTTACCGTTCTCAGTTCACTTCCCAACCAGCCGAGAAGCTGGCGGAGAAATTAAATGATCTTGCTTTTGAGGCAGACGATCCCTATTATTCCTTTTTTGTAAATAGCGGGTCAGAGGCAAATGAAACGGCCTTAAAGATTGCTGTGCAGTATTGGCAGGAGCAAGGGATGTACCGGAAGCATAAAATCATTTCACGCTGGACCAGTTACCACGGGATCACCATGGGGGCTCTTTCCATGTCAGGCCATACAGAACGAAGGAAACGTTTTGCCCCCATGTTAGAAGATTATCCAGGTATTTCGCCGCCTTACTGCTACCGGCGGCCCGCTCAGGAGTCTTGCAGCGATTATGAAATGAAATGTGCGGATGAACTGGACGCAGCCATTCGCCGGACTGGTGCTGAACAGGTAGCTGCGTTCATAGCGGAACCCATTATAGGGGCTGCTGGAGGAGTCATTGTTCCTTCTGCTGAGTACTACAAACGGATTAAAGAAATTTGCGATCATCATCAGGTATTATTTATTGCTGATGAAGTGATGACAGGCATAGGACGGACAGGAAAAATGTTCGCAATGGAGCATTATGGAGTTAAGCCGGATATTCTTACACTTGGAAAAGGAATGAGTGCAGGCTATGCACCAATCGCCGCCGCTCTTATTCATGACCGGATATTGGAACCAATTCGTAAAGGGTCAAAAGCGATTATCGGAGGTCACACCTATAGTGCCAATCCTCAATCTTCGGCAGTGGCTCTAGCCGTTCTCACCTTTATCGAAAAACACCAGCTGGTCGATCGTTCCGCTAAAAACGGTGAGTATTTAGTAAACCAGCTGAGAAATATGGCACTTACAACTCCGATAGTTGGAGACGTTCGCGGGAAAGGGCTGCTGATAGGAATTGAATTTGTATCTCATTTGTTTACGAAGACACCATTCCCTAAACAGCTGAACTTGACCCGGCTTTTGGTTGAAAAAGCTCGTGATAAGGGACTGTTGATTTACCCGGCTTCAGCGGGGATTGAAGGAGGCGACGGAGATGCCATTATTGTCTCTCCTCCATTAACGATCAATAAGCAGGAAATGGATACGTTAGTCAAGCTGCTTCAAGATTCTATTCACGAAGTTCAACGAGATTTGATGCTGAAGGGATACATGGATTCGACTGGATAG
- the purU gene encoding formyltetrahydrofolate deformylase has product MSSYNNEQIQQYLTNNQNKARLLVSCSDQPGIVSAISTFLFEQGANIVESSQYTTDPSEGTFFLRIVFEAPGMKEKESEIREAFNDIGEKFSMKWKLTFLSNLKKTAIFASKEVHCLRELLYQWESGDLMTDIALVISNHETGREIVESFGIPFYYIPANKDIRKEVEAQQLKLLEEYEVDVIVLARYMQILTPDFVAAHPSKIINIHHSFLPAFIGASPHKRAYERGVKLIGATSHYVTDDLDEGPIIEQDVIRVDHRNGVRDLKKKGRLIERSVLTRAVKWDIEDRVIVHENKTIVF; this is encoded by the coding sequence ATGTCTTCATACAACAACGAACAAATACAGCAATACTTAACTAATAATCAAAACAAAGCACGGCTATTGGTCAGCTGCAGCGACCAGCCGGGCATCGTTTCAGCCATATCTACATTTTTGTTCGAGCAGGGAGCGAATATTGTGGAATCCAGTCAATATACGACAGACCCGAGCGAGGGTACTTTTTTCCTGCGGATCGTATTTGAAGCCCCTGGCATGAAAGAAAAGGAATCGGAAATCAGGGAAGCTTTCAACGATATTGGCGAGAAATTTTCAATGAAGTGGAAGCTTACTTTTCTATCCAACTTAAAGAAAACAGCGATTTTTGCTTCTAAAGAAGTTCATTGTCTTAGGGAGCTTCTTTACCAATGGGAGAGCGGCGATTTGATGACTGACATTGCTCTTGTGATCAGTAACCACGAAACGGGAAGGGAAATTGTGGAGTCATTTGGGATTCCGTTTTACTATATTCCAGCAAATAAAGATATACGAAAAGAAGTCGAAGCTCAGCAGCTGAAACTTTTGGAAGAGTATGAGGTGGACGTGATTGTTCTCGCTCGTTATATGCAAATTTTGACGCCGGATTTCGTGGCGGCGCATCCATCCAAGATTATCAATATTCACCACTCGTTCCTGCCGGCGTTTATCGGAGCAAGCCCGCACAAGCGTGCTTATGAGCGCGGCGTTAAGCTGATCGGAGCCACTTCTCATTATGTCACCGATGATCTGGATGAAGGTCCGATTATAGAACAGGATGTGATTCGGGTCGATCACCGGAACGGCGTGCGGGATTTAAAGAAAAAAGGGCGCTTAATTGAGCGAAGTGTGCTAACCCGAGCGGTTAAGTGGGATATCGAAGACCGGGTCATTGTACATGAAAATAAAACGATTGTATTTTGA